In Gigantopelta aegis isolate Gae_Host chromosome 6, Gae_host_genome, whole genome shotgun sequence, the following are encoded in one genomic region:
- the LOC121374183 gene encoding ethanolaminephosphotransferase 1-like, translating to MAEFVYLSKEVLTGLDNYKYSAVDTSPVSKYICHPFWNQIVKLCPLWIAPNVLTLTGFLLLLVNFIILTYYDMDFYASSRDHPEYLTIPNWVWLVGALNNFLSHSLDGIDGKQARRTKSSSPLGELFDHGLDSWATFFLPVAVYSIFGRGELGVDIFRAYLIVVGIMICFIISHWEKYNTGILFLPWGYDIGQIGMSAIYFVTFLGGYDMWKFTLPVVNLSAAALFELMCHVGFFGLTFPFTFYNVYRAYSDKTGKMRPFSEAMRPLVSTILLFTLLFVWVFMSSYNILEKQPRLVFWTTGTAFSNIACKLIIAQMSNTRCELLNSKLLPLFTIVCMVCFLNLGYIEYYLLWSYCIFITITHVIFGVCVVRELCDHFKIRAFSIPAVSED from the exons TACAGTGCTGTTGATACTAGTCCAGTgagcaagtacatttgtcaccCATTCTGGAATCAGATTGTAAAG cTCTGCCCATTATGGATAGCCCCAAATGTGCTAACACTGACAGGATTTCTGTTGCTGCtggttaattttataatattaacatattacGACATGGATTTCTACGCTTCAAGTCGAGATCACCCTGAATACTTAACTATTCCCAACTGGGTATGGCTTGTGGGAGCTCTGAACAACTTCTTATCACATAGTCTTG atGGGATAGATGGTAAACAAGCCAGAAGAACCAAGTCAAGCTCTCCTCTGGGTGAACTGTTTGACCATGGTCTCGACAGCTGGGCGACGTTTTTCCTGCCTGTCGCAGTTTACAGTATATTCGGACGCGGGGAACTCGGAGTGGACATTTTCCGAGCGTATCTGATTGTCGTTGGCATCATGATTTGTTTCATCATCTCACACTGGGAGAAATATAACACCGGAATTCTCTTCTTACCGTGGGGATATGATATTGGTCAAATA GGAATGTcagcaatatattttgtaaccTTTCTCGGTGGCTATGATATGTGGAAATTTACATTGCCAGTTGTAAACTTATCAGCAGCTGCATTATTTGAATTAATGTGTCACG TTGGATTCTTTGGTcttacatttccattcacctttTACAATGTATATAG AGCTTACAGTGATAAGACTGGCAAGATGAGGCCGTTTTCTGAAGCCATGAGGCCTCTGGTTTCCACCATTCTACTGTTTACTTTGCTCTTCGTGTGGGTCTTCATGTCGTCGTACAATATACTGGAAAAGCAGCCTAGATTAGTCTTCTGGACAACAGGCACTGCCTTTTCAAATATTGCT TGCAAATTAATAATTGCCCAGATGAGCAACACACGTTGTGAGCTACTTAACAGCAAACTGTTGCCACTGTTCACCATCGTGTGCATGGTTTGTTTCCTCAACCTCGGATACATCGAGTACTACTTGTTGTGGTCCTACTGCATATTCATCACCATTACCCACGTCATATTTGGAGTGTGTGTC GTTAGAGAGCTGTGTGACCATTTTAAGATCCGTGCCTTTTCAATCCCAGCCGTGAGTGAAGACTGA